The region GGTCGATTATCTGATTATCACCAATGATGAGATGAAGCCAGCGTTCGAATTGCTGAGCGACTGGAAGACCGCTAAAGGTGTACCGGCTGTGGTCAAGACAATGAGCGAGATCAAAGCCGTCGCTCCCCATGGAGCCGATGATGCTGAGACACTTCGCTACTTCCTCACGGAAGCGTATCAAAAGTGGGGCGTGATGTGGGTACTTCTGGGAGGCGATGTGAGCGTAATTCCTGTCCGGTACGTAAGGCTGCAGGCGGGGGAGACCGCCATCAGCGATCAGTATTACGCTGCGCTCGATGGGAACTGGAATGCAGACGGAGACAGTTTCTGGGGCGAGTATCCCAGTGATGAGGTTGACCTCTACGCCGATCTGTTCCTGGGAAGAGCACCTGTGGAAACGCTGGAGGAGGCGGAATACTTCGTGAACAAAACTCTGGCGTATGAGCACGGTCTTGGCGAGCATCAGAACAAACTCCTCTATCTGGGAGAAAAACTTGGCGCCGAAGACGGCAAAGACTACTGTGAACGGGTCGATTCACAGGTGAACCAGGAGGGACTTGTCAAGACCAAGCTATACGAGAGTGACGGAAACCAGAACAGAGATGCTACCCTATCTGCCTTGAACGAAGGACAAAATCTCATCTTGAACGTCAGCCACGGAAACGCTTATCGGCTTCTTGCCGGCCCACCCGGAGAGGCTTTGGAATACACCGATATGGAAGCTCTGACCAACAGCAACAACTGTTCCATTTTTTGCAGCATCACCTGCAATAGCAATGATATCAGTTACGAAGATTCCTTCTCCGAACACTTCATCCTCAATCCATCGGGCGGCGGCGTTGGATACATCGGGAGCACATGGCTCGACTATCCATCCATCTCTGTCGTCCAGAATGAAGAATTCTTCAAACTTGTCTTCCAGGAAAAGGACAGCCGCCTCGGGGCCACTTTCGTCAATTCCCAACTTCCCGCCATTCCCACCGTCAAAACAAGAGTACGGCAACAGGTCTTTCTCAGTTACCTCCTCTTGGGCGATCCTGAACTGGCGATAGCCACCAGAATTCCTTCCGCCCTCTCACTCGCAGCGCCCTCGGCGATAGAGGTAGGAACATCCGAAGTCTCAGTTGGCGTAAGTACCACAGTCAATGGTGAAACGGTACCTGTCACCGATGCAGTGATCTGTCTGACCAAAGAGGCGGAAGTTTACGCCACAACTATTACCAGCAACACAGGAGAGGCAACATTAACGATTGCTCCCAACACAACGGGACATGTGAGCCTCACCGTTACGGCTCACAATTTCGTGCCCCATACTGGACAGATCGAGGTGCAGACCACCGAAGAATCCCATCTCTACTGGAGTGGCTACAGCATAGATGACGATGAGCATGGCAACGGGGATGGAATTGTGAACGCCGGGGAACAGGTTCGCCTCGAGGCGGTCATTATCAACGGCGGGGAGGCCGATGCGAATCCACCCATTCGTGCGGTCGTGAGCACTACCTTCCCTCATGTATCTCTGAACTCTGACACGTCGCTGATACAGGTCTCCATCGCACCCGATGACACAGCTTACGCCGGCTTCGAGATAGTCGTCAGCCCAGCATCCACCGATGGAATCGTGATTCCGTTTTCGCTCGCGATGACCAATGAGGATGGCGCATGGGGCGATTCGCTGTCAGTTGAGGTGGCCAGCGCCGATGTGCGTCATATTTCCACCCAGTTTTCGGGCGAAGCGCCCTTCTACCTCTGTACGGTTGGATTGCACAATGAAGGCAGCGGCGTGGCGAGAGCTGTCTCAGCAACTCTGAACATTGTCAGCGGCAAGGCTGAGATTCAGGATAAGAACCACAACTTCGGCGACATTCAGTCCGGCGATGCCAGAGACGGCACCTTCAGATTGAGAGCGGACGACCTGTCACAGGTAATGTTTGAAATGACCCTAACGGATTTCTACGGCAAGACTCAGATCTATCAGATTGATGCAGTTGCTCCGGCGCCGCCAGCAGGACTGGGTTTCGAGCCTCAAAAAACGGGCATCACCCTTTTCTGGAATCCGGGCCCAGAGGACGATCTGGCCGGTTACCATGTCTATCGAAGCGGTTCATTCGCCGGGCCGTTCACCAGGATCACTGATTACCCCATCAGGGGCAGTGCAACCTATGAAGATTCCGGTCTCTCCCGTGACCAGCTGTATTATCACAAAGTGTCAGCGGTCGATTCTTCGGGGAATCAAAGTCCTCTCTCTGAGACGGTGACAACCTGGACAGAGAAGACAATTTCTCAAGGCTGGCCTATTCCGGTGAGTACGTTGGTGAGGGGAGGTGCGACGCTGGCTGATCTCAACGCAGACGGCGATATGGAAATCGTCATGGGCACCCTGGGTGGTAAACTGTATGTCTTCAATCACGACGGTTCAGAAACGTTCGACTGGGACGACGACTCTTCAACGCTGAATGAATTTGCCCAGGCAGGCGCGAGCATCTGGGGCAGTCCCGCCGTGGGTGATCTGGAAAATGACGGAATTCTTGACGTAGTGGTGACGGCACGCGGTGCGTCTGTTCCGGAAACGGTCTACGCGTGGCGTCTTCAGGATTCCGACGGCGACGGTCACCCCGATCCGGTTCCGGGCTGGCCTACCCCCCACCTTACCACAACCGCCGTCCTCGCTTCCCCCGTACTGGCTAACGTCGACTCAGATGAAGCGCTGGAAGTTATCGCCATGGATCAGAACGGCGCGGTTCACGTCTGGGAGCATGACGGCACTCTGAAGTCAGGCTGGCCCAAAGTGGCTGGCTACGGTTCCAGAAGAGGACAGCTCTACGCGACAGTGGCCGTTGGCAATCTTGACGATGATCCAGAATTCGAAATCGTCGCATGCGGTGGAAACCGTTCAGAGAGAATTGGTGCCATCTATGTATGGGGACACGCTGGTCTCGACAGCGCTTTGATATTCGAGGGGCCGGGGCCGTTCTCCGCCTCCCCCGCACTTGCGGACCTGGATGACGACGGTCAATTGGAAATCGTGGCAGTCTCGGAGGAAAACACGGTTTACGCCATCGAGACCGACGGGACAGATGTGGCAGGATGGGAGAACGGAAAAGACGTGAGGGTGATCAGTATTGCGTCACACAATATGGTAACGCCGTCGCCGGCTGTCGGTGATCTGGACGGAGACGGTCGCGTGGAAGTGGTGGTGGCAACCATCAGAGGCGTGACAGCCTGGCGTGGAGATGGCTCTGTCGTCGCCGGCTTTCCCATTGAGAATGTAGACTTGCCGGCCTCGCCCATCATTGCGGATGTGGATGGCACCGCCGGTGCGGAGATCGTGGTAGGTGCCGATGATAGAAAACTGTACGCCTTTAGATTCGATGGTACCATCGCTCAAGGGTGGCCTGTCTCGCTGGGAGCGGCCATCGTTCCCAGTGCCGCAGCCGGTGATATGGATGGCGATG is a window of Candidatus Neomarinimicrobiota bacterium DNA encoding:
- a CDS encoding C25 family cysteine peptidase, which translates into the protein MNSAVFFASLTSLLAMAPDYLSASTALHTVSFSRTDLTILKKEDYDLPQMKGCLASAEVGSPQLPVLTMSILLPPDAVVEGVRTVSSESVELKNRFDVYPVQHPSKPQEQLPFTTPDPGIYGTDHPYPSQSVQLTASGNMRGYHIVSLLVYPLQYIPAEHRLILHTSISFAIDYVDGSPAASGPLRQSRASRSRFENIVRGAIQNSNDHLIYTPPSSVQVDLSIAKERVGGFQPEPLPSLEGSAVDYLIITNDEMKPAFELLSDWKTAKGVPAVVKTMSEIKAVAPHGADDAETLRYFLTEAYQKWGVMWVLLGGDVSVIPVRYVRLQAGETAISDQYYAALDGNWNADGDSFWGEYPSDEVDLYADLFLGRAPVETLEEAEYFVNKTLAYEHGLGEHQNKLLYLGEKLGAEDGKDYCERVDSQVNQEGLVKTKLYESDGNQNRDATLSALNEGQNLILNVSHGNAYRLLAGPPGEALEYTDMEALTNSNNCSIFCSITCNSNDISYEDSFSEHFILNPSGGGVGYIGSTWLDYPSISVVQNEEFFKLVFQEKDSRLGATFVNSQLPAIPTVKTRVRQQVFLSYLLLGDPELAIATRIPSALSLAAPSAIEVGTSEVSVGVSTTVNGETVPVTDAVICLTKEAEVYATTITSNTGEATLTIAPNTTGHVSLTVTAHNFVPHTGQIEVQTTEESHLYWSGYSIDDDEHGNGDGIVNAGEQVRLEAVIINGGEADANPPIRAVVSTTFPHVSLNSDTSLIQVSIAPDDTAYAGFEIVVSPASTDGIVIPFSLAMTNEDGAWGDSLSVEVASADVRHISTQFSGEAPFYLCTVGLHNEGSGVARAVSATLNIVSGKAEIQDKNHNFGDIQSGDARDGTFRLRADDLSQVMFEMTLTDFYGKTQIYQIDAVAPAPPAGLGFEPQKTGITLFWNPGPEDDLAGYHVYRSGSFAGPFTRITDYPIRGSATYEDSGLSRDQLYYHKVSAVDSSGNQSPLSETVTTWTEKTISQGWPIPVSTLVRGGATLADLNADGDMEIVMGTLGGKLYVFNHDGSETFDWDDDSSTLNEFAQAGASIWGSPAVGDLENDGILDVVVTARGASVPETVYAWRLQDSDGDGHPDPVPGWPTPHLTTTAVLASPVLANVDSDEALEVIAMDQNGAVHVWEHDGTLKSGWPKVAGYGSRRGQLYATVAVGNLDDDPEFEIVACGGNRSERIGAIYVWGHAGLDSALIFEGPGPFSASPALADLDDDGQLEIVAVSEENTVYAIETDGTDVAGWENGKDVRVISIASHNMVTPSPAVGDLDGDGRVEVVVATIRGVTAWRGDGSVVAGFPIENVDLPASPIIADVDGTAGAEIVVGADDRKLYAFRFDGTIAQGWPVSLGAAIVPSAAAGDMDGDGLNEIIWSPDDFKLYMIETSGYPDQNQWSMFHGDATNSGLYSAPPQAVAIDEGGRDSVPLPEFFALYQNYPNPF